A genomic window from Streptomyces mirabilis includes:
- the rplM gene encoding 50S ribosomal protein L13 has translation MRTYSPKPGDITRQWYVIDAQDVVLGRLATTAANILRGKHKPIFAPHVDAGDFVIIINADKVHLSGNKKTQKLAYRHSGYPGGLRSVRYDELLAKNPEKAIEKAIKGMIPKNTLGRQVLSKLKVYAGENHPHAAQQPVPFEITQVAQ, from the coding sequence GTGCGTACGTACAGCCCCAAGCCCGGCGACATCACTCGCCAGTGGTACGTCATCGACGCCCAGGATGTCGTCCTGGGTCGTCTGGCGACCACTGCCGCGAACATCCTGCGGGGCAAGCACAAGCCGATCTTTGCGCCGCACGTCGATGCTGGTGACTTCGTCATCATCATCAACGCCGACAAGGTGCACCTCTCCGGCAACAAGAAGACCCAGAAGCTGGCGTACCGCCACTCCGGCTACCCGGGTGGTCTGCGCTCCGTCCGTTACGACGAGCTGCTGGCCAAGAACCCCGAGAAGGCCATCGAGAAGGCCATCAAGGGCATGATCCCCAAGAACACCCTGGGCCGTCAGGTGCTCTCGAAGCTGAAGGTCTACGCGGGCGAGAACCACCCGCACGCTGCTCAGCAGCCGGTCCCGTTCGAGATCACCCAGGTCGCGCAGTAG